The DNA window aaaatttttactcaaaatttccaacatgTTGTACTTACCATAAGACTGCCAAAATGGGAACCATTGATGATTCCGAATTTTGATGACACGTCTGATCTATTTGTCTACAACAGTAAGCTTTTCAGGCTAAAAATCAGTAAAAGGGCAATCCTCAGATCAATTGCAATAGTTGTTGTTGTGGGTGTGGCTCTTGGAGGTTATATAACCAGTGGCAGATCCACATAGGGACCTGGGAGGTCCCAAGACCCATCGGCGATCCTAAATCCCTGCTAGAAATTTTCCGGAGACCCCTCGTACTCGAGCAAGAGGTCTGTGCAAGTTGTAGGTTGCAGGTTGCAGTGGTTGTCTTCTTCTCGAATAAGATGACCGCAcacggagaagaaagaaaatagggACCCTTTCTGCCTCTCTCCTCCTTGCTTTTGCCATGGTCTCATCCATTGGGGCCACCCACTTCTCCTCCAACCTCTCTCTGTCGTCTGGCAGGGGCAGTACATAAGCCCAAATTTCCCCAAATTATTTCAACCACCTTAGTAATTTTTCTTATGGGTGAAATTTCCTTCATAAGGTTAGTAAGATGGATATGATTTGTGGGTTGGTGAAATTTGGGGGTGGAGCTGCCATGGCTTCGGGAGAACGGGGAGGGAGGCGGTTGGTGGAGGTATGGCAGCTGTGTTCATAGTGAGAGAAAAGGTGGATGTTTGGAAACTAGTAAAAGAGAAAAATGGTGTGTTTGGTTAGAAATATAGTGGGAGTTTGGGGAGAGTTTTATTTGACCGGTATTTTAAATTTAGTGGTCCATATTAGATAATTAATAACTTACGTACTCCCTAGTAACTTATGAAACCTCGTAATGGACGCTTGAATTATGATTTTATAATTTGTAATATTGTTTTGCATATGATTTTTGAAttaaatgtattatatttaaattttaaatgttatttttgtctataaattttttGACCTTTACTATTGGGACCCCCCGAGTTTAAAATCCTAAGTTTaaaatcctggatccgccactgtaTGTAACCCTAAAATATTTTCCACCTACGCAATAAAAGTGATAGCTTGTAATTTGAATGGGTGCTAGGGTTTGTTAAGattgaagttactcatgattATAGAAGTGTGCTCAATCCTTTTCTcctatttgtacccatatttttaagAGTATAATTTTCTCCCCTCTAGATCCTTTCTCATCTCCTTCCCTCCTCTTTCACTTACCTCCTTTACTTTCCCTTTCCATAAAAAAAGTCAACTTAAGATATTGACATGGTTTaatcgtgaccgttcaaataggaagaaataggaggagagagaatcaTACTACCAAAATACCCTTTTTACTTTAAGAAGGCTTGCTACAGTTGTATCTAATGTTGTCGAAAAGAATGTGACAGATTAACGAAACAGAAAGGTTCACTGCATTTCATTTAATAGGAATGCAAATTACATAATTTAAAGAGTCAAGGAAAAGTCATTATTATTTGAAGTCGCTGACAGTAGTGCAAATTAAGCTAGCTAGCTTCAGTTGCTCCAAATAAATTGAAAGTATCGgtagaaaaaaaatcaagaactcATGTGGTATCAGACTACAATTGCCACGATTGCAATGACAGTGGCGATGAAGACTTGGTACGATCCAGACCATATGAGGCTACGAGCAGCAGATGATTCGTCTGCAACGGTAATGAAAAGCTTCATCCCCTTATCAGCACAGTGGTTGCTAACTGAACAAATGTACCATTTGTTTCCAGCAGTCGTTAGCTTTATTTTGTCATTCCCAGAGGTAAGTGGTGCTTTATCATTTTCCGTTGGTTTAGTGCATTCCTTGAACCCAGCTCCGTCCACCTTGAACACGTTGTGATTAGGAGCCTTGTACTTGAACACTGTAATTAAAACGTATAAGCTTGTGCAATCACATTAAACATTTTGCGAACTATGAAAGAATAAAAAGTGTGTAATTAAGACCCGCTTGATAATCATTCTAGTTTTTATTAGTTATTTTGTAACTGAAAATagtgaaatttaaaaaattaaaaacttgtttggtaacaGTTTTCAATACCATAATTTAAAAACTCACAAAGGTtgcttttagttttcatttaaaattttaaagaattaccaaacaagttttagttaaaaaaaaaaaacacttcaaaataagagaaaattgtaggaattgtctctcaactttaacccaattggaatAATGGTCCCCAACTAaaaagtcatgaccattggtcccttaactcatcaaaatgtgtgcAACTATGGTCCCTTTCATCAACTATGTTAGAATTTCAGTCAAAATGAATCATGTGCCACGAACGTGAGGCTGAATCAAGAGACAATTATAGAAAACCAAATGGGAAAATTTGTAGCAATGATCCCAACATTAACCCAACTGaagaaatggtccctcaactttaacgtaattggagcaatggtccctcaactttaacccaattgtagtaatggtcattttgacatgactcattttgatgGAATTGTGACGGAGTTGATGAAAGGAACCATagacacgttttgatgagtgaGAGGAACAAtgtcatgaatttttagttaaatgACCATTgatccaattgggttaaagttaagggacaatTGTTACAATTTTCTCTCAAAATAAAAgactgaaaattgaaaacaaaattgctttgaaaacaaaattgctaTGTAATGTATTATGTATATACATACCCAATGTATCACCAACTCGAAATACTTTGCCTTTAGCCCACTTTTGGTAATCAAAATCCGTTCTCCAGCCGCTATCATCTCCGACGACGAACTCTTTTGCCATGGACAGTGTAGGAAGAAGAATCACGAGAATGGAAATTAGGGTGACAAATTTGTTCGAACCCATTGGAGCTTTAATAATATGTATCTTTTCAACGAATCTTTGTTATATTAGCTTTCAGTGGTTCTAACATTGAGGTATGTAAGGgtctatttataataatttttgtttGTAAAGTTCATCCAAAGCCTCGAATTATAGACAAATTTGAAGACCGACTACGGTCGGCTTACCATACTATATATGTTAACATTAGAAGTATATTTGGTCGGCTTATTATAATTTATGCTTCACAAACTTAGAGAAGGAAACAAAAGAGCTTGGGAAATGGTATTTTGGTTTATTCCTGACTTGATCAACGCCTAAGAAGGATCGTTGGATCACTAGAGATCTCAAATTTGCTCCTTGTTCCACTTCATAATACTTTCTTGGTTAGGAGATTTTTCAGTTGTGCCACGAACATGTTCGGACACTAAGTTTCATATTACAAttgtttggaatttttttttcaagtttcaaactaattatattattacacttGGTGTACCGGACTTTATTCCCGGCACACCATCTggtacattgaaaaatctcctgTTGGTCAGAGGCAATGAGTTTAACTGTGGTTGCTTTAGGCGGAGTAGCCTGTTGATACTTTCGTCGGCAGGAACAAATATGAAATGTCTTACAAAAATTTTAAGAAGCTTATGTACAGGGAAAATGTCACACAAATAGGCTTTTTGTgatggttttgaaaaaaaaaccgatTAAAGTTCATGGGTAATAGCTAATTTTTGTGAAAGATGCAAATATTATTCACAAGTACGTGAATGAGCTCATCCCTCATATAGGAATGCAAATATTATTCTTACTGAATTTTCGTAAGATCTTTTGCATGCTCAATAAATAATACTTATGTGACTCAATAAATAGTAAGATCTGACTGAACTCACTAGTGATCCATCAGCCGTCTAGGTCCCATCCACTTCAACATATCTCATGGCACGCAAAAACTATTATGAAAACCCAACAATTGCATTATTCACAAAACTAGTGAGCAACTACCCACTTTCATTGGTTGTGGAAGTTTTATAAAATCCATAACGTTCTGGCTAAATTTTCACCCCAATGGtatgtttaatttacttttatgttttccaGCTTAAAagttcaataaataaataaaatggtaaTATTGCTTCCAAATAACTTATAACAATTTTCAGTTGAGGATGCAATGTAACCTCAAAAATTGTGAGCCATTAACCACATTTTTAATCCGATTTGGAATCCTTAAAATTCAAGCATAACATTTTAAAGATATTCAATATCATATGTATGACTGAATAATGGGAAGCTCGCTTTCAAGTGGCTTATCACATTTTTCCTTGTGCGTGCAAAATATCTTACGAAAACTTAACATttgcatttttcaaaaaaatgtgaGCAATTAACAACAATCCTCACAAATTTTAGGTTCCTTGTCCAACGAACTGAAGGGGAGATTTAGGTCCCTGTGCAGGCTGCTAACACACCATAATTCTAAAACTCCCCATCAATTCGTTGTATAAGGAGCTAGCATCAGTGCATAAAAGTGCTTCAATCTATTATGTCTTCGAGTTTGATTATCTGGTAATTCATCGTGTCGtctttgtgaacacggaaaatttcctgaaacgaaagagacaagaacaacgtgcacaaacaaatatttgtatttgatgattttgggttacaatctctctctattttgatcctctgattcgatctccgtaaggtgtgtatttgtggatgtgtgattgatccaaagggccgttgggcttgatctaaggatgaacgttcttcaagggccgtggacttgatcttgaaggtggatttgagcggatcttcaaaggggcttttgggcttgatctttgaagaacagtgatgaacggatatccaagggcttttgggcttgatcttgaagaacggttggatgtgtggatttgtcgacgttgttgatccaaagggccgttggagcttaatcttggatgaacggatgatgaacgatggtgctttcttcaggggtcgtcggggcttgatcttgaattggtggatggttgatccaagggccgtcggggcttgatcttggaagaacgatgaacgaagaacgaagaacactttctttaagggccgtcggggcttgatcttgaattggtggatgattgttgatccaaagggccgttggggcttgatcttggaagaacgatgaacgaagaacactttcttcaagggccgtcggggcttgatcttggaagaacgatgaacgaagaacg is part of the Malus domestica chromosome 12, GDT2T_hap1 genome and encodes:
- the LOC103449424 gene encoding blue copper protein 1b-like translates to MAKEFVVGDDSGWRTDFDYQKWAKGKVFRVGDTLVFKYKAPNHNVFKVDGAGFKECTKPTENDKAPLTSGNDKIKLTTAGNKWYICSVSNHCADKGMKLFITVADESSAARSLIWSGSYQVFIATVIAIVAIVV